From Papaver somniferum cultivar HN1 unplaced genomic scaffold, ASM357369v1 unplaced-scaffold_99, whole genome shotgun sequence, the proteins below share one genomic window:
- the LOC113346444 gene encoding protein PHOTOPERIOD-INDEPENDENT EARLY FLOWERING 1-like isoform X1: MASRGPRPKVEHEARPKRQKALEVSREPRRPKTHWDHVLDEMVWLSKDFESERKWKLAQAKKVAIRASKGMLDQATRGEKKVKEEEQKLRKVALNISKDVKKFWTKIEKLVLYKHQLELEEKKKKALDRQLDFLLGQTERYSTMLAENLVDMPYPHKHMCLDSATEQHINHDEGEKEDQQINEDEYVKDDDQTKHEKEEGDQIVSHGDEEGDRQTTQVSDEGEPNDLMGSQDGPGDHMDVDGDYDVQSEDESEDDEHTIEEDEALITKEERKAELEGLQDEMDLPLEELLKRYKISTVSREESPGEEDSAEPFNEIVNLGEAGKDAHTSSTTDGGSSCAISHHLGVTNGDISTIKDEHRSDSDIGIGGNQDANKSEMQSTFSDCSDNQEEDGDYIHVASEEKDDETTLVEEEELAKDEAGDAVNEIELLQKESEIPVEELLARYKKDYNVEDDEDDDAHGYTSDSSEECVDLQARLDVEMKGAPSPVNKDAPLEAQPSESKLIIAEQEEDELNIKSDHEKDSDDIIADAAAAARSAQPTGNTFLTTKVRTKFPFLLKYPLREYQHIGLDWLVTMYEKRLNGILADEMGLGKTIMTISLLAHLACEKGIWGPHLIVVPTSVMLNWETEFLKWCPAFKILTYFGSAKERKFKRQGWMKPNSFHVCITTYRLVIQDSKAFKRKKWKYLILDEAHLIKNWKSQRWQTLLNFNSKRRILLTGTPLQNDLMELWSLMHFLMPHIFQSHQEFKDWFSNPISGMVEGQEKVNKEVVDRLHNVLRPFLLRRLKRDVEKQLPGKHEHVIYCRLSKRQRNLYEDFISSSETQATLASSNFFGMISVIMQLRKVCNHPDLFEGRPIISSFDMSGIEMRLSSSICTMLSSSPFSEVNLKGLGLLFTDLDFSMTSWESDEIKAIAPSRMIEDRVTSVDVGKTCSRHRLCGYMKKGYGTNIFDEIQKALWEERLKEAKERARSIAWWNSLQCRKKPMYGTSLRDLVTVRHPVSDIHQQKSKPSCYLDFSSKLASIVQSPVERFQRLIKLIESFMFAIPAARASSPVCWCSKSGATVFSDPSFKDKCTDVLSPLLSPIRPAIVRRQVYFPDRRLVQFDCGKLQQLAVLLRRLKSEGHRALIFTQMTKMLDVLEPFINLYGYTYMRLDGSTPPEERQTLMQRFNTNPKIFLFILSTRSGGVGINLVGADTVIFYDSDWNPAMDQQAQDRCHRIGQTREVHIYRLISESTIEENILKKANQKRVLDDLVIQSGSYNTEFFKKLDPLELFSGHRELPANNIHKEKSSNSGVEVSLSNADVEAALKQAEDEADYMALKKVEQEEAVENQEFLDDAIGRVEDDELANEDDAKFDEKAPEPEDQSTSIAALDNDADAILNGSDPNDDRVLTLTGTEEDDMLADVKQLAAAAAAAGHASSSFENQLRPIDRYAMRFMDLWDPIIDKSALVSQVNFEEKEWELDRIEKFKEDLEAEIDDDEEPFVYEEWDADYATEAYRQQVEVLAQRQLLEDLEYEAKEAEEAEKEKLESLSRNEAAAAAAAEIKSKPKKKTKKKKFKSLKKGALASEVETTLEEPPEHMSIDDESMYTDDLDSYSDFIPSHSPVQKKRKKSHSTQNADEEKTKRKSTKKQKKGPESSRSALEYDSLDKQHAGELMVLDLDHRPPCRSRMGGKISITTMPVKRVLLIKPEKLNKKGSIWLRGCISMSDSWSSSEDAILCAIVHEYGTHWSLVSDVIYGMPAGGFYRGRFRHPFQCCERFRDLFHKNVLSIVEIPNNEKVTNTCSGKSILKVTEDGTQTLLNVTSDLADNECVLQKHFTAILTSVWRARSRFNHWSSLSSTYQEGFDSAKRVFNLRRCTREPLRNLGAVGESSKLVAAALQDAYSKQQEDVSQSEQREAASMMEEPLEIILEVQTDHEDCEIPLPSHVNILIYGSDSPHTKNESAEGDSHLDLRSNMAGHRFRGASKACFDGVTQGWASSSFPAFDFVKSRSTPSKPESAGKPSKSKQLLRGASTEQPREEEHHTPSTSKQTPHILSPKAALAASVGFLSGDSDIIRSCTGGADVGAEDKEDIMGMDGYGFYEVDATLPYTYDPSFISGLDDCTLLPEIIDIG; this comes from the exons ATGGCCTCCAGAGGTCCAAGGCCTAAGGTTGAGCATGAAGCACGACCTAAGCGCCAAAAG GCACTTGAAGTTTCCAGAGAACCTCGTCGACCCAAAACGCACTGGGATCATGTTTTAGATGAGATGGTTTGGTTGTCCAAG GACTTTGAGTCGGAGAGAAAATGGAAACTAGCTCAAGCGAAGAAGGTTGCTATAAGAGCCAGCAAGGGCATGCTGGACCAAGCTACTAGAGGAGAAAAGAAAGTGAAG GAAGAAGAGCAGAAGTTGAGAAAAGTTGCACTTAATATCTCTAAGGATGTGAAGAAGTTTTGGACGAAAATTGAGAAGCTG GTGTTATACAAACATCAGCTGGAGTtagaggagaaaaagaaaaaggcacTGGATAGACAGCTTGATTTTCTTCTAGGGCAGACAGAAAG GTACTCGACAATGCTAGCAGAAAATCTTGTTGACATGCCATATCCTCATAAGCATATGTGTCTAGATTCTGCGACTGAACAACATATTAATCACGACGAAGGTGAAAAAGAGGATCAACAGATCAATGAAGATGAATATGTAAAAGATGATGATCAAACTAAAcatgaaaaagaagaaggagatcAAATAGTTAGCCATGGCGATGAAGAAGGAGATCGGCAGACTACACAAGTATCTGATGAAGGGGAACCAAATGATCTTATGGGATCACAAGATGGCCCTGGTG ATCATATGGATGTCGATGGTGATTATGATGTACAATCAGAAGATGAATCT GAAGATGACGAGCAtactattgaagaagatgaagctcTGATTACTAAGGAAGAAAGGAAAGCGGAACTGGAAGGTTTGCAAGATGAAATGGATTTGCCACTTGAGGAGCTGCTAAAGCGTTACAAGATCAGTACAG TTAGCAGGGAAGAGTCTCCAGGAGAGGAAGATTCTGCCGAACCATTCAACGAGATAGTGAATCTGGGTGAAG CAGGCAAGGATGCTCATACTTCTAGTACGACGGATGGCGGTAGCTCATGTGCAATCAGCCATCATCTA GGTGTAACAAACGGTGATATATCAACGATTAAGGATGAGCACAGATCAGATTCTGATATTGGTATAGGAGGAAACCAGGACGCCAATAAATCTGAAATGCAATCTACATTTTCCGATTGTAGTGATAATCAGGAG GAGGATGGAGACTACATTCATGTTGCCAGTGAAGAAAAG GATGATGAGACAACCttggtggaggaggaggagctGGCAAAAGATGAAGCAGGTGATGCTGTAAATGAG ATCGAACTACTGCAGAAAGAGAGTGAAATACCTGTGGAAGAATTGCTTGCAAGGTATAAAAAG GATTACAATGTggaggatgatgaagatgatgatgcacATGGATATACATCTGACAGTTCTGAAGAATGTGTGGACCTTCAAGCTCGTCTAGATGTTGAAATGAAAGGGGCTCCTTCTCCAGTGAACAAAGATGCTCCTCTGGAGGCTCAACCTTCTGAATCCAAGCTAATTATTGCAGAACAAGAGGAAGATGAATTGAATATAAAGTCTGATCATGAAAAGGATAGTGATGATATAAttgctgatgctgctgctgcagCAAGATCAGCCCAACCAACGGGCAACACTTTCTTGACTACAAAAGTACGTACAAAGTTCCCTTTTCTTCTAAAGTATCCTCTTCGTGAGTATCAGCATATTGGGTTGGATTGGCTTGTCACAATGTATGAGAAAAGACTTAATGGGATATTAGCTGACGAGATGGGTCTCGGGAAGACTATCATGACCATCTCTCTCCTAGCACACCTTGCTTGTGAAAAGGGAATTTGGGGTCCACATCTGATAGTTGTTCCTACCAGTGTCATGCTCAACTGGGAGACCGAGTTTCTTAAATGGTGTCCTGCTTTTAAAATTCTTACTTACTTTGGAAGTGCAAAAGAGCGCAAGTTCAAGAGGCAAGGGTGGATGAAGCCTAATTCCTTCCATGTATGCATTACAACTTATAGACTCGTAATACAGGACTCCAAAGCTTTCAAGAGGAAGAAATGGAAATACCTGATACTTGATGAAGCTCATTTGATAAAAAATTGGAAGTCCCAGAGGTGGCAAACTCTTTTAAACTTCAACTCAAAACGGCGTATTTTACTGACGGGGACACCTTTACAGAATGACCTAATGGAACTCTGGTCTCTGATGCATTTTTTGATGCCACACATTTTTCAGTCTCATCAGGAGTTCAAAGATTGGTTCAGTAACCCTATATCAGGAATGGTAGAAGGACAAGAAAAAGTTAACAAAGAGGTTGTTGATCGTTTGCACAACGTCCTTCGCCCATTCTTACTAAGAAGGTTAAAGAGGGATGTTGAGAAGCAACTCCCTGGTAAACATGAGCATGTCATTTACTGTAGACTCTCAAAGCGGCAGAGAAATTTGTATGAAGATTTTATTTCTAGCTCTGAAACACAAGCGACACTGGCAAGTTCAAACTTTTTTGGCATGATAAGCGTTATAATGCAATTGCGCAAGGTTTGCAATCATCCAGACTTATTTGAAGGACGTCCAATCATAAGCTCGTTTGACATGAGTGGCATTGAAATGCGGTTGAGTTCTTCAATCTGCACAATGCTTTCTTCCAGCCCATTTTCTGAAGTTAATTTGAAGGGTTTGGGACTACTTTTTACAGATCTCGATTTCAGCATGACCTCTTGGGAAAGTGATGAAATTAAAGCAATTGCCCCCTCGCGTATGATCGAAGACCGTGTCACCTCAGTGGATGTAGGAAAAACTTGCTCCAGACACAGGCTGTGTGGTTACATGAAAAAGGGTTATGGAACCAATATTTTTGACGAGATTCAAAAGGCTCTTTGGGAGGAAAGATTGAAGGAGGCAAAAGAAAGGGCAAGATCTATTGCATGGTGGAATTCCTTGCAATGTCGGAAAAAGCCCATGTATGGAACAAGCCTAAGGGATCTTGTTACAGTAAGGCATCCTGTTTCTGATATACACCAACAGAAAAGTAAACCTTCATGCTACCTGGACTTCTCCTCAAAGCTGGCTAGTATTGTGCAGTCACCTGTTGAGCGCTTCCAGAGGTTAATTAAGCTTATCGAATCTTTCATGTTTGCTATACCTGCAGCACGAGCCTCATCACCTGTTTGCTGGTGCAGTAAAAGTGGGGCAACAGTATTTTCTGATCCATCTTTTAAGGATAAGTGCACAGATGTTTTGTCACCCCTTCTCTCACCCATTAGACCTGCCATAGTCCGCCGACAAGTATACTTCCCTGATAGGCGGCTCGTACAATTTGACTGTGGTAAGTTGCAGCAGCTTGCGGTGTTGCTCAGGCGATTGAAATCAGAAGGTCACCGAGCATTAATATTCACTCAGATGACTAAGATGCTTGATGTCTTGGAGCCCTTCATAAACTTATATGGTTACACCTATATGCGTTTGGATGGTTCAACCCCGCCGGAAGAGAGGCAAACGTTGATGCAGCGATTCAACACAAATCCCAAGATTTTTCTGTTTATTTTATCTACCCGAAGTGGAGGTGTTGGTATTAACTTAGTTGGAGCAGATACAGTTATATTTTATGATAGTGACTGGAATCCTGCTATGGATCAACAAGCTCAAGATCGATGCCACAGGATAGGTCAGACACGTGAGGTACATATCTATCGTTTGATCAGTGAAAGCACTATCGAGGAGAACATTTTAAAAAAAGCAAATCAAAAGCGTGTTCTTGACGATCTGGTCATACAGAGTGGTAGTTACAATACTGAATTTTTTAAGAAACTTGATCCACTGGAGTTATTTTCTGGCCATAGAGAACTTCCAGCCAACAATATTCATAAGGAGAAAAGTTCTAACAGTGGGGTGGAGGTTTCCTTGTCAAATGCTGATGTGGAAGCTGCTTTAAAGCAAGCAGAAGATGAGGCAGATTATATGGCTTTGAAGAAAGTTGAGCAGGAAGAAGCTGTAGAGAATCAGGAGTTCTTGGATGACGCCATTGGAAGAGTAGAAGATGATGAACTTGCAAATGAGGATGATGCGAAGTTTGATGAGAAGGCCCCTGAGCCTGAGGATCAGAGCACCTCGATTGCAGCTTTGGATAACGATGCTGATGCCATCTTAAATGGAAGTGATCCAAATGATGACAGGGTTCTCACTTTGACTGGTACTGAAGAGGATGATATGCTAGCTGATGTGAAACAATtggcagcagctgcagcagcagcagggcaTGCAAGTTCATCGTTTGAGAATCAACTTCGGCCAATTGATCGGTACGCAATGCGATTTATGGATTTGTGGGATCCAATTATTGACAAATCAGCACTGGTTTCTCAAGTTAACTTTGAGGAGAAAGAATGGGAGCTAGACCGCATTGAGAAGTTCAAGGAGGATCTGGAGGCTGAGATTGATGATGACGAGGAACCTTTTGTATATGAGG AGTGGGATGCTGATTATGCAACCGAGGCGTATAGGCAACAAGTGGAAGTCTTGGCTCAGCGTCAG CTGTTGGAAGACCTTGAATATGAAGCGAAAGAGGCAGAAGAAGCAGAGAAAGAAAAACTTGAATCACTGAG CAGGAATGAggcggcggcggcggcggcggcTGAAATTAAAtccaaaccaaaaaagaaaacaaagaaaaagaagtttAAGTCTCTCAAGAAAGGAGCTCTAGCATCTGAAGTGGAAACAACACTGGAGGAACCACCTGAGCATATGTCCATTGATGACGAGTCTATGTATACTGATGATCTGGATTCTTATTCAGACTTTATTCCATCACATTCACCTGTTCAGAAGAAACGTAAGAAGTCTCATTCCACCCAAAATGCTGATGaagagaaaactaaaaggaaaagcACCAAAAAGCAAAAGAAGGGTCCTGAAAGCAGTCGTTCAGCTTTGGAGTATGATTCTTTGGATAAGCAACATGCAGGTGAGTTGATGGTTTTGGACCTTGATCACAGGCCACCATGCAGGAGCAGAATGGGGGGTAAGATATCCATTACGACCATGCCTGTAAAACGGGTTTTGTTGATTAAACCGGAGAAATTAAACAAGAAGGGAAGCATTTGGTTGAGAGGTTGTATTTCCATGTCTGATTCATGGTCATCATCGGAGGATGCGATACTATGTGCTATCGTACATGAGTATGGGACACATTGGAGCTTGGTGAGTGATGTTATCTATGGAATGCCTGCTGGTGGATTTTATAGGGGAAGGTTTCGCCATCCTTTTCAATGCTGTGAGAGATTTAGGGACCTTTTCCATAAAAATGTATTGTCAATTGTGGAAATTCCCAATAATGAGAAGGTCACCAACACGTGCTCTGGAAAGTCCATCCTCAAAGTAACGGAG GACGGTACTCAAACATTATTAAATGTTACTAGTGATCTGGCAGACAATGAGTGCGTCCTCCAGAAGCACTTCACTGCCATACTTACATCTGTATGGAGGGCAAGATCACGCTTTAATCACTGGTCTAGCTTGTCATCAACATACCAAGAGGGTTTTGATTCTGCAAAACGGGTTTTCAATCTGAGGAGATGCACAAGGGAACCGCTAAGAAATCTAGGAGCTGTAGGTGAGAGCAGTAAGTTAGTAGCAGCTGCTCTCCAGGATGCATACAGTAAACAGCAGGAAGATGTCTCTCAATCTGAACAAAGGGAAGCCGCTTCCATGATGGAAGAACCATTAGAGATAATACTGGAAGTACAAACTGATCATGAAGATTGTGAGATACCATTACCGTCACACGTTAATATATTGATATATGGCTCAGATTCACCACATACCAAAAATGAGTCAGCAGAAGGTGATTCACATCTGGATTTGAGAAGCAACATGGCCGGACACCGCTTCAG GGGGGCATCAAAAGCTTGCTTTGATGGTGTGACTCAGGGTTGGGCATCATCATCTTTTCCGGCGTTTGATTTTGTTAAATCTCGATCTACCCCTTCAAAACCAGAGTCTGCGGGCAAACCTTCAAAATCAAAGCAGCTTCTGAGAGGAGCTTCAACAGAGCAGCCCAGGGAAGAGGAGCATCACACCCCTTCAACAAGTAAACAAACACCCCATATTTTATCCCCCAAAGCAGCATTGGCTGCGTCTGTTGGTTTCCTTTCTGGTGATAGTGATATTATAAGAAGCTGCACAGGTGGTGCTGATGTTGGTgccgaagacaaagaagatatcatgGGGATGGATGGATACGGTTTTTATGAAGTAGATGCTACTCTTCCTTATACTTATGACCCTTCTTTCATTTCGGGTCTTGATGACTGTACATTGTTACCAGAGATTATAGACATTGGATGA